Within Ktedonobacterales bacterium, the genomic segment ACACGTTGCATCAGTTGACTACAATGCTAGCGAAAACCAAGCAAACCATTGTGATCGAAGACCTGCATGTGACGGGTATGCTGAAGAACCATCACCTGGCGCAAGCCATAGCCGATGTGGGCTTTGGCGAGTTCCGACGCCAACTGATCTACAAAGCGGCCTGGTACGGCAGTACCGTGTTGCTCGCCAGCCGTTGGGAACCATCGAGCAAGACTTGCTCCGGCTGTGGCTGGATGGATGAAGGCTTAATGTTGGCAGATCGGACCTTTCATTGCCAGGCATGTGGCCTGGTCCTTGACCGCGATCTGAACGCGGCGATCAATTTAGCGAAGCTGGCCGGTAGTTTGTCGGACAGCTTAAACGCCTGTGGAGAGGAACGCTCTGGCACGCCTCGGAAGAAGCGTGTGAAACGGTCCCCGATGAAGCAGGAACAAGAGTCGTCTTATGCTTCGGCATAAAACGCCAGATTCTTGAGAACGGTGAGCTATGCCACGCGATCTGCCGGTTGGAAACGGGCGCCTGCTGATCACCTTCGATCAGCGTTATGTCTTGCGCGATGTCTATTATCCGCGCGTCGGGCATTCCAATCAGACGATTGGACACCCGAATCGCTTTGGCGTCTGGGTGGCCGAGGCCGACGGGGCCGATCCCCGCTTTGCCTGGTCGGGCGATGACTGCTGGGAGCGGCGGCTGGATTATTGGGGCGATACGCTGGTTACGGATGTGGCCCTCAGCAGCGAGGCGCTGGGCCTGCGGCTGCGCTGCCACGATGCCGTCACGCCGGATGATGATACCTATCTGAAGCAGATCGAGATCACCAACCTGGCAGGCCGCGAGCGGCTGGTGCGGCTGTTCTTTCACCACGACTTTCATATCGAAGAGTCGGGCGTGGGCGATACCGCCTATTATGAACCCTATAATGAGGCGCTGCTGCACTATCGCGGGCGGCGCTATTTTCTGATTGATATGGCGAACGAGCAGCGCGAGCGTATCGCTCAGTACGCCACTGGAACGAAGGAATACGGCGGCCTGGAGGGCGCCTGGCGCGACGCCGAAGATGGTCTGCTGAGCGGCAACCCTATCGCGCAGGGCTTTGTGGATTCAGTCGCGGGGATGGAGATGCGCCTGCCAGCGGGCGGGACGGTCACGGCGCATTACTGGATGGTCGCGGGGCGCGATTTCTTTGAGGTGCGTGACCGCAACCGGCGCGTCCGCGAGGTGGGCGTGCCTGCCTTGCTGGAGCGCACCCGCCGCCATTGGCGAGGCTGGCTGAAACCGGCGAAAGCCCGCGATTTCGCCGATCTGCCCGACGCGCTCATCCAACTCTATCGCCGCAGCCTGTTGATTATCGCCACGCAGTGCGATGCAGGCGGGGCGATCATCGCCGCGAACGATGGCGACAGCGCCCTGTCTAACGCCGATACCTACTCGTATATGTGGCCGCGCGATGGCGCGCTGGTGGCCCACGCCCTGGATGGCGCGGGCTATCCCGCGATTCCGCGCGCCTTCCACGCGTTTTGCGCCCGGCTGATCGCGCCAACGACGTATTATCACGGCGGCTATCTGCTGCATAAATACCACGCCGATGGCTCGCTGGGTAGTTCCTGGCATCCCTGGGTGCGCGATGGCCGCCCAACCCTTCCGGTGCAGGAAGACGAGACCGCGCTGGTTTTGTGGGAACTGTGGGGTCACGTCGAACGTTACCCCGACTATCCGGGCCTGGAACAGCTTTATGAGCAGATGGTGCGTCCGGCGGCGGAGTTTCTGCTGTATTATCGGCTGGAGGATGGATCGCTGCCGCGCGAATCCTATGACCTCTGGGAAGAACGCTATGGCATCTATACCTTTACGACCGCCGCGACTATCGCGGGGCTGAAGGCGGCGGCATGCTTTGCCCGGCGCTTTGGCGATGACGAGGCTGCCGGGCGCTTCGCTGAGGGCGCGGCGGCGCTGCGCGCTGGCCTGGACCAGCATCTGTATGACGCGGAGCGCGGCTATTTTCTGCGCGGCGTTACGTTGCAGCCAGGGGCGGGCGCGCGAGCCGCAGGCGAAGAATCGCCAGCCCTCTGCCCGGACGCAACGCTGGACAGCAGCGTGCTGGCCGCGCTGAGCTTTGGTGTGCTGCCAGCGGATGATCCCCGCGTGGTCTCGACGGCGCGGGCCATCGAGGAACGGCTCTGGGTGCGCACCGAGGTAGGCGGCATCGCGCGCTATGAAGGGGATCGCTTCCGCTACGAGGGGCGCGGCGAGCCGGAGGTTCCGGGGAATCCCTGGTTCATCTGCACGCTCTGGCTGGCGGAATGGTATACTGAGGCGGCGGCGCGGCCCGAAGACCTGACGCGGGCGCGCGCTCTGCTGGAATGGTGCGCCCGCTGGAGAAGCTCAAGCGGTGTGCTTACCGAGCAGTTGAACCCCTACAGCGGGCGTCCGGCGCATGTTTCGCCGCTGACCTGGAGCCACGCGGCCTATGTCCACGCCGTTGATGGCTATTGCCGCCGCGCCGCCGAACTGGCAGCAGCGCAGGCGCCGCAGGTCGCAGCCGTTGCAGAGGATGCTGGCGTGTAAAATCTACAGGATTTACAGAAGCTACGGTACTGGCCTATTGGCGAGGGCGACGGAATGTTTGGCTTGCACCTGCTCGATCTTTCGATCATTCTGCTGATCGTTTTGCTCTGGCTGCTGCCTGCCCTGATCGTTCTGCGCGATGCGGCGCGGCGTCCACCTGCGGGGCGACAGCTTGGCCGCCGCTGCGCGCTCTTTGGCCTGCCGGGCGCGCTGGTCTATTTTGGTTTGCTGCGCATCCATCATCGGTTGCAAGCGCAGAAACAGCGGCGGCCCCTGCGGTAAAAGCTGCCTGCGCGGCTGGCTCTAACCGCAGGGATGGGTATTAGGGACGGGCGGGCCTGGCACAAACGAGTTCAGGATGTGCTGCCAGATCGCGCCATAGCGCGTTCGCAGGGTGCCAGTTGGCGGGTTAGCAAAGAGGCTGATCTCTAGATAGACCCCTCCCGTTACCACATTGACATCAAGCCCCTGTGGGCCGCTCGCGCCACCACCAGGAGCAGGCGTGGGGTAATTTGGGTTATCATCTTCGTAGGCCGTCACGCCCGAACCAATCGTGATGCGCCTCCCCACCGTGCAAGGGTTGGGGTTCCCGCCAGTCAGTGTATCGGTTGCATGGTATCCAACGGTTATTTCTGCAAACAGCGCCTGGCCTGAAGGTGGCGGACCTTTCGAGGGATCATACTGCCAGGAGACATATGAGTCGTCTGGACCACTGGGTGCGACAGGAAAGGAGATAGAGAGGAGGGCTGGTACGTCCAGGTGGAAACCGTATTTTGGGTCGGTATAGGTCTGCCAATCGCCGTGAATAGAGGGTGTTGGCGAGGCTGACGCCTCCGTTGTGGCAGTGGCCGTTGGAGAGGGCTGCGCGCTGGTCGTGCCGAGGGCATCACAGCCCGCCAGGAATAAGGTCGCCAGGAGCAGCGCCAGCGCGCCGTCTGGCAGGTGGTTCTTCACGCGCATTGATCTCTTGCCTCCTTACAATGCTGTTCAGTTGGAAAGGGGGTCTGGAAACAGGTCAGCTTCCGATACGCCCAGCGTTTGGGCGAACAGGGACCAGAACGCCTTATTAGTCATGCGCATGTCCGAGTCGCTCAGCGTGACGCCACGACACCCTGTGCCAGCCACAGTGATTGGCTGCTTCGGTACGCCTGGCAGCGCAAAGGTCAGCTCATACGCCAAACCATCATCATTCGCACAAGCATAGACGCCTTGAAAATGAGGCAGCGCCTGGATGGCATCATACAGCCTGTTAACACCGGCGGAATCATCGCTCGTTTTCACAAAAGGAGGAAAGCGATTCCCAGCGGGCCATTGGCTGCGGGTGACGGTCAGCGCATGAGGCGCTGGCGTTGCTGCTGCCAGATTCGCTCCACAACCGGCAAGGAAGGGCAAGAGGCAGATCAGCCCGATCAACGAGCGATGCCAGCCTTTCGTTTTCATAGCTCCTCCTGTATCTGGTTGCTCTGGCTGCTGCGCGCCGATTGGCGGCACGGCTGGCTCTAACCGCAGGGATGGGTATTAGGGACGGGCGGGCCTGGCACGAACGAGTTCAGGATGTGCTGCCAGATCGCGCCATAGCGCGCCCGAAAGGCGGCATGGCTGAGCGGGGTTCCTGATGTGGCAATCAAATTCATATGGAAATAGACTCCACCAGCCTCCCAGTTGGCATCCAGTCCCCCTGGGCCTCTGGCGCCATCGCCAGGAGGGGGAGTAGGAGCATCCAGGCTATCATCTTCGTAGGCCGTTACTCCCGAACCAATCGTGATGGGTTTCCCCTGGGTACAGGGATGCCCGCCTGTTATCGAGGCAAAGAGCGTCAGACTCACTTCCGTAAAGAGCGCCTGATCTTTTGGCGGCAGCCCCGCGCCGAAATTATACGCCCAGGAGGCCATATGATTATCGCCAGTGTCAGGTGGAAGGGTCGTTTGGAGAATCGCAGGCACGTCCACGCGAAAGCCGTAGGTGGCATCCGTATACGTTCGCCAATCACTCTGAGGGGGAGTCGTTGGGCTGCCCGATGCCCCTGTTGTGGCAATGGCCGTTGGGGAGGGCTGCGCGCTGGTCGTGCCGAGGGCATCACAGCCCGCCAGGAGTAGGGTCGCCAGGAGCAGCGCCAGCGCGCCGTCTGGCAGGTGGTTCTTCACGCGCATTGGTCTCTTGCCTCCTTACATATGTCGATCTCTTGCCTCCTTGTTGATTATACCAACTTTGCCTGCCTTGTCAAGCAGCGGCATGGATTCGGTGGTTCCACCAACTATCGAGGGTTGCCACTTGTAGCGCCGCCGTACCAGCAGGCCAGCGTTGAGCCGCCTGGAAGGCGGCGCTACAAGTAATACGCCTCGCTTGCTAACATCTCATGTTGGTGGAACCGGGCGGTTTTGCGCGCTCATGCGGGCATAGGATGTGACGTTGTTAACATCTGTGCATGCCAAACGTAGTATATGATTGGACGTAAAGAACTCAGCAAGTAGGATGCAGGAGCGAGAGCCGATGTGGATACCACCCTGGGCGCGATCTGAAGCCTATCAGCGTTGGAGACGACGCCAACGGCGTTTAATTATCTTACTGGCGGTGCTGGTTTTGTTGGAGATCGGGTTGGTCACACGCGGCATTATGCTGCTCCAACCGGATAATGCGCTCGCGCTCATCCCCACCTCTACTGCTGCGCTGACGCCGACCCCTACGGCGACCAGCGCCCCGACGCCCATCCCGACGCCGACCACGCCTGCTCCAGCGATTGAGGCAAATGCCGCGATGCTGGTTGATGCGGAGACGGGTACGGTCTTCTTCACCCTGAACGCCAATAGGAAACTGGCGATGGCAAGCACCACGAAGATCATGACGGTTTTGCTGGCGCTGGAGTATGGGCATCTCGATGAACTGGTGACGATTGGCGCGGATGCTGTCAAGGAAGGCTCAGGAGACGCCAGCCGCATGGGGGTGCGCGAGGGCGAAGTGCTGACGATTCAGCAATTGCTGTACGGATTGATGCTGCCATCGGGGGATGACGCGGCGGTGGCTGTCGCGGATGCGATTGGCAAAGACCTGGGGAAAAACTTTGTCGATCTGATGAATAGTCAGGCGCGTTTCCTGGGCCTGACGCATACCCATTTTGTGAACCCTGATGGGCTGGACGCGCCTGGGCATTATACTTCTGCGGGCGATCTGGTTGCAATGACACGCTATGCTCTGATGCTGCCTATGTTTGCTTCCATCGTAGATACCTATGAGTATACCATCCCCGCTACCAGCCAGCACCAAAAATATCATCTCAAAAATACCAATCAGCTTCTCTGGCCGAACAGCGGCTATCCCGGCGCGGATGGCATCAAGACCGGCACGACGGGCAACGCTGGCGATTGCCTGGTTTTTTCGGCGACACGCAAGGGGCATCAGCTTCTAGGGGTGATTCTGGGCGCGCCGAGCGATTTCGCTCGCTTTCGTGATGCGCGCTTGCTGCTGGATTGGGGCTTCACGGCATAGATGCTGCATGCTACTATATCCGCGCGCAGCGCCGCCGCGACTTCCGGCGAAACGATAAGCCGCCTGGAAGGCGGCGCTCCAGGTGGCAGCGTGCGCCCTGGCGCAGCGTTGCGCCGCCAGGGACGGCGGCGGTACACGCCCCCTCAGCCCCCCTGCCGCCTTCCAGGCGGCGCTGCAAGTGGGTTCGCTGCCAGGGACGGCGCTGCACGCGAGGCGCGATCCTTCAAGGGGATGTCGTATCATCTGGTGATAAGGAGCAACCGCATGCAGACGCTTGAGGGGACTCTTGTGGAGAAAGAGGCGGGCCTGCGCGCCAGCTTTCAAGGCGCAGAGCGCCCCTATGTTCGCGCCACCATTGCCCGGCTGGATGCCCCCGAAGTGATGCGACACGCGCGCATCTACGATGTGGAGCAGATTGCGCAGCAGGTGGGCGATCAGATCAGCCTGGAAGTCTTGCGCGTGACAACTGATCGCAAGACGGGTACGGTCTGGTTTGATTGCAAGCTGCCCTGAGCGCCCCTAGCCTTCGACCCATTCTTCCCCGTCCTCGGCCACCTCTTTTTTCCAGATGGGTACCGTGGTTTTCAGCGTGTCAATGGCGTAGCGACACGCCTCGAACGCCTGGGCGCGGTGCGGCGTTGCCACGACAACGATGACGCTGGCCTCGCCAATCTCCAGCCGACCAATGCGATGCCAGATGGCGATGCGGGCTGGCCCCCAACGCTCTTGCGCTTCGGCGGCGATGCGCGCAAATTGTTCCTCGGCCATTTCAGGATAGGCGTCGTATTCCAGGTAGCGAATCTGCTTGCCGCGCGCGTGGTTGCGCACGACGCCCTCGAAGGTGACGATGCCGCCCGCTTCAGGGTGCGCGACAGCCGCGATGATGGCGTCGCGGTCCAATGGCTCGCGGGTAATCTTGATGAGTGGGATCATTGACGCGGCGCCTCCTCCCATTGGCGGGATAAAGACCAGTTCGTCGCCTTCCCGCAGGGGTGTGTCGGCAGGCACGTACTGCCGGTTGACGGCGTAGATCGAGCGCGGCAGCAGTTCTGCCAGATCGGGATAGCGAGCGATAAGCGCCTGACCTGCCTGGGCGACGGTCGCGCCATCTTCCAGGGCGAATGGCTCGGTGTTTCGCCCGGCGATTTCTCGATAGCGGGCAAAGTAGCGGATGGTAATGTTCATGATGCCTTCAGGAAATCCAACACAAGCCGGTTGAATCGCTCAGGATTCAACCGATGGGGCCAGTGACAATGATAGTTCTGCTGCTCTGGCGCGGGACGATCAATCCCCGAAAGGAGTTCAAAGCGGCTCCCAGGAATCAGGGCGGCCAGCGCCCGGCCATCTTCAACGGGGCTGACCTCATCGCCTTCTTGCCAGATCAGCAGGGTCGGTGAACGAATCTCGCTGGCGTGCCTGCGCAGTAATTCATTCTTTGCGGCATTGCTATCCACCAGCGCCAGCCGTCGCACCAGCGCGGGATTATTGGCCGCCGCCAGCAAGCTCGCGCCGCCTCCGGCAGAGGAGCCGATGAGGGTCGCCGGGCCGATGCGCAGTTCGGCGACAAAATCCACCAGCGTCATGGCAAAGTGTTCATAGGGATAGGGGTCCAGCGATACCCCTTCGTGCCGCGCCGATTGCCCATAGCCAGGCATATCCAGCGCAAACACTTGCAGCGTTTCAGCCAATCCGCCGATGTTCTGATCCCAGACTTTCCACGTAAGCGAAGGATGGGCGCCATGTACCAGGAGGACTGCCGGATGGTCTTGTCGTCCGGCTACCGCGTAATGCAACTTTCGTCCGTTCAGGGTCACAAACTGCTCTTCAATTTGCGGGTGCTGCGCCACAAAAATCCTCCTGCTGCCTGGCTCGGCTGATCGTCTGGAATGCCAGGCGCGCTTTTCTCTAGCAAAACGACGCTGAGGTGTACTTTCAATGATACCCGAAAAGCGCCCGGGATGCCAGTCTGTCTTTATGACTGGTTCTACCAAATCTGAGGTGTTGGCAAGCGAGGCGTGTTACTGGTAGCGCCGCCATCCTGGCGGCCAACGCTGCGCCAAGGCGAGCGTGCGCCCTCCAGGCTATCGGACCAGCAGGCCAACGCTGGCCGCCAAGATGGCGGCGCTACAAGTGACCCCCGATAATTG encodes:
- a CDS encoding alpha/beta fold hydrolase, translating into MAQHPQIEEQFVTLNGRKLHYAVAGRQDHPAVLLVHGAHPSLTWKVWDQNIGGLAETLQVFALDMPGYGQSARHEGVSLDPYPYEHFAMTLVDFVAELRIGPATLIGSSAGGGASLLAAANNPALVRRLALVDSNAAKNELLRRHASEIRSPTLLIWQEGDEVSPVEDGRALAALIPGSRFELLSGIDRPAPEQQNYHCHWPHRLNPERFNRLVLDFLKAS
- a CDS encoding D-alanyl-D-alanine carboxypeptidase family protein, whose amino-acid sequence is MWIPPWARSEAYQRWRRRQRRLIILLAVLVLLEIGLVTRGIMLLQPDNALALIPTSTAALTPTPTATSAPTPIPTPTTPAPAIEANAAMLVDAETGTVFFTLNANRKLAMASTTKIMTVLLALEYGHLDELVTIGADAVKEGSGDASRMGVREGEVLTIQQLLYGLMLPSGDDAAVAVADAIGKDLGKNFVDLMNSQARFLGLTHTHFVNPDGLDAPGHYTSAGDLVAMTRYALMLPMFASIVDTYEYTIPATSQHQKYHLKNTNQLLWPNSGYPGADGIKTGTTGNAGDCLVFSATRKGHQLLGVILGAPSDFARFRDARLLLDWGFTA
- a CDS encoding glycoside hydrolase family 15 protein — encoded protein: MPRDLPVGNGRLLITFDQRYVLRDVYYPRVGHSNQTIGHPNRFGVWVAEADGADPRFAWSGDDCWERRLDYWGDTLVTDVALSSEALGLRLRCHDAVTPDDDTYLKQIEITNLAGRERLVRLFFHHDFHIEESGVGDTAYYEPYNEALLHYRGRRYFLIDMANEQRERIAQYATGTKEYGGLEGAWRDAEDGLLSGNPIAQGFVDSVAGMEMRLPAGGTVTAHYWMVAGRDFFEVRDRNRRVREVGVPALLERTRRHWRGWLKPAKARDFADLPDALIQLYRRSLLIIATQCDAGGAIIAANDGDSALSNADTYSYMWPRDGALVAHALDGAGYPAIPRAFHAFCARLIAPTTYYHGGYLLHKYHADGSLGSSWHPWVRDGRPTLPVQEDETALVLWELWGHVERYPDYPGLEQLYEQMVRPAAEFLLYYRLEDGSLPRESYDLWEERYGIYTFTTAATIAGLKAAACFARRFGDDEAAGRFAEGAAALRAGLDQHLYDAERGYFLRGVTLQPGAGARAAGEESPALCPDATLDSSVLAALSFGVLPADDPRVVSTARAIEERLWVRTEVGGIARYEGDRFRYEGRGEPEVPGNPWFICTLWLAEWYTEAAARPEDLTRARALLEWCARWRSSSGVLTEQLNPYSGRPAHVSPLTWSHAAYVHAVDGYCRRAAELAAAQAPQVAAVAEDAGV
- a CDS encoding molybdenum cofactor biosynthesis protein MoaE, which translates into the protein MNITIRYFARYREIAGRNTEPFALEDGATVAQAGQALIARYPDLAELLPRSIYAVNRQYVPADTPLREGDELVFIPPMGGGAASMIPLIKITREPLDRDAIIAAVAHPEAGGIVTFEGVVRNHARGKQIRYLEYDAYPEMAEEQFARIAAEAQERWGPARIAIWHRIGRLEIGEASVIVVVATPHRAQAFEACRYAIDTLKTTVPIWKKEVAEDGEEWVEG